From Rubrivirga sp. SAORIC476, a single genomic window includes:
- a CDS encoding HlyD family secretion protein, which translates to MSPTKKILIGLGVLLVVLVGVALTLGGGEEGIEVETAEARVRTITQTVSASGTVASEVEVAISSDVSGEIIFLAVEEGDRVQQGDLLLRVRPDFYATEAERARAQVATAQSGVGEAQNAVTEAQQAVEQARADLARATAERERTERALTRQQDLFDRDVAPAMDLEAARGAFEVARAAEASARQAVDGAQARVASAQGRVRSAQTQVQGARAGARQAGQQLAQTAIYAPMSGTVSQLNVELGERVVGTATMSGTELMRIARLDAMTMEIDVNENDVVNVELGDSARVEVDAYPSEALRGAVVEIANSARIQNAGTSQAVTNFPVVVRLAAAGDDVTDAERAPEEGVPAAPGPTLRPGMSGTVDIYTRSVPEAVVVPIQAVTARDFNEVERERRRRAEALGEDVPDTDIPEGEDIRRVVFVVVDGKAEMREVTTGITDDTHIEIREGLTGGETVITGPFRLLRTELAEGDAVKTDD; encoded by the coding sequence ATGTCCCCAACCAAAAAGATTCTAATCGGCCTCGGCGTTCTGCTGGTCGTCCTCGTCGGCGTGGCGCTGACGCTCGGTGGCGGCGAGGAGGGCATCGAGGTGGAGACGGCCGAGGCGCGCGTACGGACGATCACCCAGACCGTGAGCGCGTCCGGGACGGTCGCGAGCGAGGTCGAGGTCGCCATCTCGTCCGACGTGTCGGGCGAGATCATCTTCCTGGCCGTCGAGGAGGGCGACCGCGTCCAGCAGGGCGACCTGCTGCTGCGCGTCCGGCCCGACTTCTACGCGACCGAGGCCGAGCGCGCCCGCGCCCAGGTGGCGACGGCTCAGAGCGGCGTCGGGGAGGCGCAGAACGCGGTCACCGAGGCGCAGCAGGCCGTCGAGCAGGCCCGTGCCGACCTCGCGCGGGCGACCGCCGAGCGCGAGCGCACCGAGCGCGCACTGACCCGCCAGCAGGACCTCTTCGACCGCGACGTGGCCCCGGCGATGGACCTGGAGGCCGCTCGCGGCGCCTTCGAAGTCGCCCGCGCCGCCGAGGCGTCGGCCCGGCAGGCCGTGGACGGCGCGCAGGCGCGCGTCGCGAGCGCGCAGGGCCGCGTCCGGAGCGCCCAAACGCAAGTGCAGGGCGCCCGCGCCGGGGCCCGCCAGGCCGGGCAGCAACTCGCCCAGACCGCCATCTACGCCCCCATGTCCGGCACCGTGAGCCAGCTCAACGTCGAGCTCGGCGAGCGCGTCGTCGGGACGGCGACCATGAGCGGCACCGAGCTGATGCGCATCGCGCGGCTGGACGCCATGACGATGGAGATCGACGTCAACGAGAACGACGTGGTGAACGTCGAGCTGGGCGACTCGGCGCGCGTCGAGGTGGACGCGTACCCGAGCGAGGCGCTGCGCGGGGCGGTCGTCGAGATTGCCAACTCGGCGCGCATCCAGAACGCCGGCACGTCGCAGGCGGTGACCAACTTCCCGGTGGTCGTCCGGCTGGCCGCCGCGGGCGACGACGTGACCGACGCCGAGCGGGCGCCCGAGGAGGGCGTCCCGGCCGCGCCTGGCCCCACCCTTCGCCCCGGCATGAGCGGCACCGTGGACATCTACACCCGCTCGGTGCCCGAGGCGGTCGTGGTGCCCATCCAGGCCGTCACCGCACGCGACTTCAACGAGGTCGAGCGCGAGCGCCGCCGCCGCGCCGAGGCCCTCGGCGAGGACGTGCCGGACACCGACATCCCCGAGGGCGAGGACATCCGCCGCGTCGTGTTCGTCGTGGTGGACGGCAAGGCGGAGATGCGCGAGGTCACGACCGGCATCACCGACGACACGCACATCGAGATCCGCGAGGGGCTGACCGGCGGCGAGACCGTCATCACGGGTCCCTTCCGCCTCCTCCGCACCGAGCTCGCCGAGGGCGACGCGGTCAAGACCGACGACTAG
- a CDS encoding MarC family protein has translation MTALIAAFLPLFVAINIPGILPLYIGMTETFSADNRRQLLVRALLAAAVLAVLMLFAGQVIFDTLGITLNDLRVGGGLILLVIAVTDLAFGDVKERRGGGKKARAKLKDHPVDEPVDLPVVPLGIPLIIGPGAITTILITDGQYGWIVTLAAIVINMALVFVSFTFGPAILKLAGRGTSKAVAKVASLFLAAISVAMIRAGILGMVAAV, from the coding sequence GTGACCGCCCTCATCGCGGCGTTCCTCCCGCTCTTCGTCGCCATCAACATCCCCGGCATCCTGCCGCTCTACATCGGGATGACGGAGACGTTCTCCGCGGACAACCGGCGCCAGTTGCTCGTCCGCGCGCTGCTGGCGGCGGCCGTGCTCGCCGTGCTGATGCTGTTCGCGGGGCAGGTCATCTTCGACACGCTCGGCATCACGCTCAACGACCTGCGCGTCGGTGGCGGCCTCATCCTGCTGGTGATCGCTGTGACGGACCTCGCCTTCGGCGACGTCAAGGAGCGACGTGGCGGCGGCAAGAAGGCCCGCGCCAAGCTCAAGGACCACCCCGTCGACGAGCCCGTGGACCTGCCGGTGGTCCCGCTCGGCATCCCACTCATCATCGGGCCGGGCGCCATCACGACCATCCTGATCACGGACGGCCAGTACGGCTGGATCGTGACGCTGGCGGCCATCGTGATCAACATGGCGCTGGTGTTCGTGTCGTTCACGTTCGGCCCGGCGATCCTGAAGCTGGCCGGCCGCGGCACCTCGAAGGCCGTCGCGAAGGTGGCGAGCCTGTTCCTGGCCGCCATCTCGGTGGCCATGATCCGGGCGGGCATCCTGGGCATGGTGGCGGCGGTCTAG
- a CDS encoding ABC transporter ATP-binding protein: MVIDIADVWKTYRMGTQEVHALRGCSLGIEAGEYVAIMGPSGSGKSTLMNVIGCLDVPTSGTYRLDGRDVGRLTDDQLAEVRNSQIGFVFQTFNLLPRQDCLQNVELPLVYAGVGRAERKARAAEALTRVGLGDRMDHKPNELSGGQRQRVAVARALVNRPAILLADEPTGNLDSVTSDEIMRLFEQLYRQGNTLIVVTHEDDIADHARRVVRLRDGAVESDTAVVSPRLGALTEAELEAAEAAA; this comes from the coding sequence ATGGTCATCGACATCGCCGACGTCTGGAAGACCTACCGGATGGGCACCCAGGAGGTGCACGCGCTCCGGGGCTGCTCGCTGGGCATCGAAGCCGGCGAGTACGTCGCCATCATGGGGCCGTCGGGCTCGGGCAAGAGCACGCTGATGAACGTCATCGGCTGCCTCGACGTGCCGACCTCGGGCACGTACCGGCTCGACGGGCGCGACGTGGGGCGCCTCACCGACGACCAGTTGGCGGAGGTCCGCAACAGCCAGATCGGGTTCGTCTTCCAGACGTTCAACCTCCTGCCGCGGCAGGACTGCCTGCAGAACGTGGAGTTGCCGCTCGTGTACGCGGGCGTCGGCCGGGCAGAGCGCAAGGCCCGCGCCGCCGAGGCGCTGACGCGCGTGGGGCTGGGCGACCGGATGGACCACAAGCCGAACGAGCTCTCGGGCGGCCAGCGCCAGCGCGTGGCCGTGGCGCGGGCCCTCGTGAACCGCCCCGCCATCCTCCTGGCCGACGAGCCGACGGGCAACCTGGACTCGGTGACCTCGGACGAGATCATGCGCCTCTTCGAGCAGCTCTACCGCCAGGGCAACACCCTCATCGTGGTCACCCACGAGGACGACATCGCCGACCATGCGCGCCGCGTGGTGCGCCTGAGAGACGGTGCGGTGGAGTCCGACACCGCGGTCGTCTCCCCCCGCCTCGGCGCGCTCACCGAGGCGGAGTTGGAGGCGGCGGAGGCAGCGGCCTGA
- a CDS encoding TolC family protein yields MLPFPPAGRLAVLLVVALAAPVQAQDSTTVTLAEAVARAVEQSPEVRRAEIADRGQALAVRVARAGRLPTLDLQVSPQQRYGLGFDQTTGEVVSQTVESLSAGAFASVPLYDGGRTRAAVREAQFSRDAASAGLARTRQQVALDVAQQFLTLLLDREIAGIEAGSLADAQAQRARVAELVDAGARPRGDLLAQDAVVAERQTAVIVARGAVERDEVILVQLIGLDPLTPYRFVGPDLARLEASGLLDAPTAPLAELLAAAREARADRRSQVLAIEAAEAAIGGARAAGRPSVSLSANVGTGYSSLQQRVVGATPSLPVTLDDGTPVLVGGAPLTFPGTSTFETTPPFTQLSDNRSGALGLTVNVPLFDRYQSRRGVVEAQIRADDARLQLDALDRQVASEVQQAVVEARTARARLDAAEAQVEAATAAVRVEQDRYRLGAGTLYDVASAQTRLAESLAGRAQAAYGLAFRRVLVRLAVGDVDPGALAGMLE; encoded by the coding sequence ATGCTGCCATTCCCGCCCGCGGGTCGTCTCGCCGTCCTCCTCGTCGTCGCCCTGGCCGCGCCCGTCCAGGCCCAGGACTCGACCACGGTCACGCTCGCCGAGGCGGTCGCGCGGGCCGTCGAGCAAAGCCCCGAGGTGCGCCGCGCCGAGATCGCCGACCGCGGGCAGGCGCTGGCCGTCCGCGTGGCGCGTGCCGGGCGCCTGCCGACGCTCGACCTCCAGGTGTCGCCCCAGCAGCGCTACGGCCTCGGCTTCGACCAGACGACCGGCGAGGTGGTCTCGCAAACCGTCGAGAGCCTCTCTGCGGGCGCCTTCGCGTCGGTGCCCCTCTACGACGGCGGGCGGACGCGCGCGGCGGTCCGGGAGGCGCAGTTCTCGCGTGACGCGGCCTCGGCGGGACTGGCACGCACGCGCCAGCAGGTCGCGCTCGACGTGGCCCAGCAGTTCCTGACGCTCCTCCTCGACCGCGAGATCGCGGGCATCGAGGCGGGCAGCCTCGCCGACGCGCAGGCCCAGCGCGCCCGCGTCGCCGAGCTGGTCGACGCCGGAGCGCGGCCTCGCGGCGACCTCCTCGCCCAGGATGCCGTCGTCGCCGAGCGCCAGACGGCGGTCATCGTGGCGCGCGGCGCCGTCGAGCGCGACGAAGTGATCCTGGTCCAGCTCATCGGCCTCGACCCGCTCACGCCGTACCGGTTCGTCGGTCCCGACCTCGCGCGGCTGGAGGCCTCGGGTCTCCTCGACGCGCCGACGGCACCGCTCGCCGAGTTGCTCGCCGCCGCCCGCGAGGCCCGCGCCGACCGCCGTTCGCAGGTGCTCGCCATCGAGGCCGCCGAGGCCGCCATCGGCGGCGCCCGCGCGGCAGGACGCCCGAGCGTCTCGCTGAGCGCCAACGTCGGCACGGGGTATTCCAGCCTCCAGCAGCGCGTCGTCGGCGCGACGCCGAGCCTGCCGGTGACCCTGGACGACGGCACGCCGGTGCTCGTTGGCGGCGCCCCGCTCACGTTCCCGGGCACGTCCACCTTCGAGACGACGCCGCCCTTCACCCAGCTCAGCGACAACCGCAGCGGCGCCCTCGGCCTGACGGTCAACGTGCCGCTGTTCGACCGCTACCAGTCCCGCCGCGGCGTCGTGGAGGCCCAGATCCGCGCCGACGACGCCCGCCTCCAACTCGACGCACTCGACCGGCAGGTGGCCTCCGAAGTGCAGCAGGCGGTCGTGGAGGCCCGGACGGCGCGGGCCCGCCTCGACGCCGCCGAGGCTCAGGTCGAGGCCGCGACGGCGGCCGTCCGCGTTGAGCAGGACCGCTACCGCCTCGGCGCGGGCACGCTGTACGACGTGGCGTCCGCCCAGACCCGGCTGGCCGAGTCGCTCGCCGGTCGCGCCCAGGCTGCCTACGGCCTCGCCTTCCGCCGCGTGCTCGTCCGCCTCGCCGTCGGCGACGTGGACCCGGGCGCGCTGGCAGGGATGCTGGAGTGA
- a CDS encoding alpha/beta hydrolase-fold protein, whose amino-acid sequence MRSPLLVLLALLVAGAASAQSELFERLERTSNGVTIKYGLYVPADYDPEVAYPLVMALHGAGERGSDYRNLTVGDAASNGLTTWATPQVQTEHPAFVLAPQVPSGLRWSAETDPTSSDFTPVQRTTLEILASVEAEYTIDPDRIYVVGLSMGGHGTWDFASRLPGRFAAAVPMSGEGFPSQAEDLLPLPIWAFTGEADGVVPAGETRRVIQRLEDLGRDVIYTHCQRSPIGASAFDCPGYIGSDSLAAALDANADLIYWSEPTVGHGPWGPWFRNGLMQDWLFSKVRQDPDAVAITAPASGDRWTGAETVTWTTTRTAEDTVEVWINPTDDPTGWKKVGEAGATVGALAVDTEAIADAGLARVRLYVRTPADRIVGRTTSAPFALDNAGDAAPDLRLDTEALRFDPRLPAATYDLTFIAADAEGDALTAEAFYSVDGGATYVSLGATAILGSAEPQTISLDMAALPNSRTARLRLDLSDGTSTVSDETVSFLKQTPRDVNTFVQQVQGEGEGSVELHFVDEGALTNHRYRITLDTSGEAKTYSVTDLDEGTQVLTGIPLSDGIQESPVFDGIALVVTDLEEGRADADATGWVVGDTDLAVAVSGGTTRISILTIQLLATETDYEIEIADDVVGQSIRLYNIPVTDLRFTVTGGDGQPRDVVFVDGNDDGLPGDGDKLYLVEPNGDGDPALAWALEFDATTDTVLPEAGDVFRLVPVRSLSGEDVFEFEGRFNTSVPVAPRGGLSLQTYPNPSTGPITLAYELTEAASVRLEVFDARGRLVATLADGPAGPGAHRTTWAAEAASGVFLVRLSAQSADGVTESVRQSVVLVRR is encoded by the coding sequence ATGCGATCCCCTCTTCTCGTTCTCCTCGCTCTCCTCGTCGCCGGGGCGGCGTCCGCCCAGTCCGAGCTGTTCGAGCGGCTGGAGCGGACCTCCAACGGCGTCACGATCAAGTACGGCCTGTACGTGCCGGCCGACTACGACCCGGAGGTGGCCTACCCGCTCGTGATGGCGCTCCACGGGGCGGGCGAGCGCGGCTCCGACTACCGCAACCTCACCGTCGGCGACGCCGCGTCGAACGGGCTCACGACCTGGGCCACGCCGCAGGTCCAGACCGAGCACCCGGCGTTCGTGCTCGCCCCGCAGGTCCCGTCCGGCCTCCGCTGGAGCGCCGAGACGGACCCCACCAGCTCCGACTTCACGCCCGTCCAGCGGACGACGCTGGAGATCCTGGCGTCCGTCGAGGCCGAGTACACCATCGACCCCGACCGGATCTACGTGGTCGGCCTATCGATGGGGGGCCACGGAACCTGGGACTTCGCGTCGCGGCTGCCGGGCCGGTTCGCGGCGGCCGTCCCGATGAGCGGCGAGGGCTTCCCGTCGCAGGCCGAGGACCTGCTCCCCCTCCCGATCTGGGCGTTCACCGGCGAGGCGGACGGCGTCGTGCCGGCGGGCGAGACGCGCCGCGTGATCCAGCGGCTCGAAGACCTCGGCCGCGACGTGATCTACACGCATTGCCAACGCTCGCCCATCGGCGCCAGCGCCTTCGACTGCCCGGGATACATCGGCAGCGACTCGCTCGCGGCGGCTCTCGACGCCAACGCCGACCTGATCTACTGGAGCGAGCCGACGGTCGGGCACGGACCGTGGGGGCCGTGGTTCCGGAACGGGCTGATGCAGGACTGGCTGTTCTCGAAGGTCCGCCAGGACCCGGACGCCGTCGCGATCACCGCGCCCGCCTCGGGCGACCGCTGGACGGGCGCCGAGACCGTCACCTGGACCACGACGCGGACCGCCGAGGACACCGTCGAGGTCTGGATCAACCCGACTGACGACCCGACGGGGTGGAAGAAGGTGGGTGAGGCCGGAGCGACCGTCGGCGCGCTGGCCGTCGACACCGAGGCGATCGCCGACGCGGGGCTGGCGCGCGTCCGCCTGTACGTGCGCACGCCCGCGGACCGCATCGTGGGGCGCACCACCAGCGCGCCGTTCGCGCTCGACAATGCGGGCGACGCCGCGCCCGACCTCCGGCTGGATACGGAGGCCCTCCGCTTCGACCCGCGCCTCCCGGCCGCCACCTACGACCTGACGTTCATCGCTGCCGACGCCGAGGGCGACGCCCTCACCGCCGAGGCCTTCTACAGCGTCGATGGAGGCGCCACCTACGTGTCGCTCGGCGCGACGGCCATCCTCGGGAGCGCCGAGCCGCAAACGATCTCGCTCGACATGGCCGCGCTGCCGAACTCGCGCACGGCCCGCCTCCGCCTCGACCTGAGCGACGGCACGTCGACCGTCTCTGACGAGACGGTCTCGTTCCTGAAGCAGACCCCGCGCGACGTCAACACGTTCGTGCAGCAGGTCCAGGGCGAGGGCGAGGGGTCGGTGGAGCTCCACTTCGTGGACGAGGGCGCGCTCACGAACCACCGCTACCGCATCACGCTCGACACGTCCGGCGAGGCGAAGACGTACTCGGTGACCGACCTCGACGAGGGCACGCAGGTGCTCACCGGCATCCCGCTCTCGGACGGCATCCAGGAAAGCCCCGTGTTCGACGGCATCGCGCTGGTCGTGACCGACCTGGAGGAGGGCCGCGCCGACGCCGACGCGACGGGCTGGGTCGTGGGCGACACCGACCTGGCCGTGGCTGTCTCGGGCGGCACGACGCGCATCTCGATCCTGACCATCCAGCTTCTGGCGACCGAGACGGACTACGAGATCGAGATCGCCGACGACGTGGTCGGCCAGTCGATCCGGCTCTACAACATCCCGGTCACAGACCTCCGCTTCACCGTCACCGGCGGCGACGGCCAGCCGCGCGACGTGGTGTTCGTAGACGGCAACGATGATGGCCTGCCGGGCGACGGCGACAAACTCTACCTCGTCGAGCCCAACGGTGACGGCGACCCCGCGCTCGCATGGGCCCTGGAGTTCGACGCGACCACCGACACGGTGCTGCCCGAGGCGGGTGACGTGTTCCGGCTGGTGCCGGTCCGCTCGCTGAGCGGCGAGGACGTGTTCGAGTTTGAGGGCCGCTTCAACACGTCGGTGCCGGTGGCACCGCGCGGCGGGCTGTCGCTCCAGACGTACCCCAACCCGTCCACCGGGCCGATCACGCTCGCCTACGAACTCACCGAGGCGGCCTCGGTGCGCCTGGAAGTGTTCGACGCACGGGGCCGCCTCGTCGCCACGCTGGCCGACGGCCCCGCCGGGCCGGGTGCGCACCGGACGACGTGGGCCGCCGAGGCGGCGAGCGGCGTGTTCCTGGTCCGCCTGAGCGCGCAATCGGCCGACGGCGTGACGGAGAGCGTCCGCCAGTCGGTCGTGCTGGTGCGGCGGTAA
- a CDS encoding M3 family metallopeptidase, whose translation MRPTLLAALTLLATGCAGPAEMPTEAPDTMPTDLSNPLLAEWTGPYGGVPAFDAMDLDDLEPALEAGMAAHLAEIDAIAQNPAPPTFENTIVAMERAGKPIERAFTYYGIWSSNLSSPEFREIQGRMAPRLSDYGTQITQNAALFDRVRAVYDARETLGLRPDQVRLVELTYDGFARNGATLDAEAKARYAAIDQRLSELYTAFGNHVLADEEGYVTYLSADQLSGLPASVVAAAAAAAESRGRAGEYAITNTRSSMDPFLTYSDERDLRETVWRTYYSRGDNGDENDNNALITEILALRDERVGLLGYETFAAWRLENRMAQTPERAMDLLLAVWPAAVARVREEVADMQAVADTEGADITIEPWDYRYYAEKVRQERYALDSDEVKQYLQLDRLNEAMFYVAGELFGFAFTPVTDGSVPVFHPDVTVFEVTNRDTGALVGLWYLDPFARPGKRSGAWATTYRSHTTFDGPKTVLASNNSNFVPGAPGEPSLISLDDAETLFHEFGHALHFLASNVAYPGLDGGVRDYTEFQSQLLERWLLTDEVIDRFLVHVDTGERMPAELVEKIRRAGTFNQGFATTEYLASSLIDMKLHTLDDPSEVDPDAFERETLAELGMPSELVMRHRTPHFGHVFSGEGYATGYYGYLWADVLTSDAAEAFAEAPGGFYDAEVAQRLVQYLFAPRNAIDPAEAYRLFRGRDADIAPLMRDRGFPIPAGTE comes from the coding sequence ATGCGCCCGACCCTCCTCGCCGCCCTGACTCTCCTCGCCACCGGCTGCGCCGGCCCTGCCGAGATGCCGACCGAGGCCCCCGACACCATGCCGACCGACCTCTCGAACCCGCTCCTCGCCGAGTGGACCGGCCCGTATGGCGGCGTCCCGGCGTTCGACGCGATGGACCTCGACGACCTCGAGCCCGCGCTGGAGGCGGGCATGGCCGCCCACCTCGCCGAGATCGACGCCATCGCGCAGAACCCGGCGCCGCCGACGTTCGAGAACACCATCGTGGCGATGGAGCGGGCGGGCAAGCCCATCGAGCGGGCGTTCACGTACTACGGCATCTGGTCGTCCAACCTCTCCAGCCCGGAGTTCCGCGAGATCCAGGGCCGGATGGCACCACGTCTCTCGGACTACGGCACCCAGATCACGCAGAACGCGGCGCTGTTCGACCGCGTCCGCGCCGTGTACGACGCCCGCGAGACGCTGGGCCTGCGGCCGGATCAGGTCCGGCTCGTGGAGCTGACCTACGACGGCTTCGCGCGCAACGGCGCCACGCTCGACGCCGAGGCGAAGGCGCGCTACGCCGCCATCGACCAGCGGCTCTCGGAGCTGTACACGGCGTTCGGCAACCACGTCCTGGCCGACGAGGAGGGCTACGTGACCTACCTCTCCGCCGATCAACTCTCGGGCCTGCCCGCCTCGGTGGTCGCGGCGGCGGCGGCGGCGGCCGAGTCGCGCGGACGCGCCGGGGAGTACGCCATCACCAACACGCGGTCCTCGATGGACCCCTTCCTGACGTACTCCGACGAGCGCGACCTCCGCGAGACCGTCTGGCGGACCTACTACAGCCGCGGCGACAACGGCGACGAGAACGACAACAACGCGCTCATCACTGAGATCCTGGCGCTCCGCGACGAGCGCGTCGGGCTGCTGGGCTACGAAACCTTCGCCGCGTGGCGTCTGGAGAACCGGATGGCGCAAACGCCCGAGCGGGCGATGGACCTGCTGCTGGCCGTCTGGCCCGCCGCCGTCGCCCGCGTCCGCGAGGAGGTGGCCGACATGCAGGCGGTCGCGGATACCGAGGGGGCAGACATCACCATCGAGCCGTGGGACTACCGCTACTACGCCGAGAAGGTGCGCCAGGAGCGTTACGCGCTGGACTCGGACGAGGTCAAGCAGTACCTCCAGCTCGACCGGCTCAACGAGGCGATGTTCTACGTGGCGGGCGAGCTGTTCGGGTTCGCGTTCACGCCTGTCACCGACGGCTCGGTGCCCGTCTTCCACCCGGACGTGACGGTGTTCGAGGTCACCAACCGCGACACCGGCGCGCTGGTCGGGCTGTGGTACCTCGACCCGTTCGCGCGGCCCGGCAAGCGCTCCGGCGCCTGGGCGACGACCTACCGCAGCCACACGACGTTCGACGGCCCGAAGACGGTGCTGGCGTCCAACAACTCCAACTTCGTCCCCGGCGCGCCCGGCGAGCCGTCGCTGATCTCGCTGGACGACGCCGAGACGCTGTTCCACGAGTTCGGCCACGCGCTGCACTTCCTGGCCTCGAACGTGGCCTACCCCGGGCTCGACGGCGGGGTGCGCGACTACACCGAGTTCCAGAGCCAGCTGCTGGAGCGCTGGCTGCTGACGGACGAGGTGATCGACCGCTTCCTGGTCCACGTGGACACGGGCGAGCGGATGCCAGCCGAGCTGGTCGAGAAGATCCGCCGGGCAGGCACCTTCAACCAGGGCTTCGCGACGACCGAGTACCTGGCCTCGTCGCTGATCGACATGAAGCTCCACACCTTGGACGACCCGTCCGAGGTGGACCCGGACGCGTTCGAGCGCGAGACGCTGGCCGAGCTGGGCATGCCGTCCGAGCTGGTCATGCGCCACCGGACGCCCCACTTCGGGCACGTCTTCTCGGGCGAGGGCTACGCGACCGGCTACTACGGCTACCTGTGGGCCGACGTGCTCACCTCCGACGCCGCGGAGGCCTTCGCCGAGGCGCCGGGCGGCTTCTACGACGCCGAGGTCGCCCAGCGGCTGGTGCAGTACCTCTTCGCGCCGCGCAACGCCATCGACCCGGCCGAGGCCTACCGCCTGTTCCGCGGCCGCGACGCCGACATCGCGCCGCTCATGCGCGACCGCGGCTTTCCGATCCCGGCGGGCACCGAGTAG
- a CDS encoding FKBP-type peptidyl-prolyl cis-trans isomerase has product MISLAGRRVAPFLLLALFVTACDSGGSGFVEADSTVTIAYEGRLADGTVFSASPGYRSDIRGFIPGFQAGLLGMAVGETKTFDIPPDQAYGANPPPGSGIPPNATLTFEVTILDIE; this is encoded by the coding sequence ATGATCTCGCTCGCCGGGCGCCGCGTCGCCCCGTTCCTTTTGCTCGCCCTCTTCGTCACCGCCTGCGATTCGGGCGGCTCCGGCTTCGTCGAAGCTGACAGCACCGTCACGATCGCCTACGAGGGCCGCCTTGCCGATGGCACGGTGTTTAGTGCCAGCCCAGGGTATCGCTCTGACATCAGAGGGTTTATCCCAGGCTTCCAGGCGGGCCTTCTCGGAATGGCCGTCGGCGAGACGAAGACGTTCGACATTCCCCCGGACCAGGCCTACGGGGCCAACCCGCCTCCAGGCAGTGGCATTCCGCCGAACGCGACGCTGACCTTTGAGGTGACCATCCTCGACATTGAGTAG
- a CDS encoding beta-N-acetylhexosaminidase, with translation MRLALLALALVAAVPADAQPALIPLPAEMALLGGAPFEMTGATPIRFDATDAEVARIAAMLDALVGPSRGEVTNPPGVPADGPDPRAGVVSLTLAERPDLGAEGYDLEVTARGVEVVAATPAGLFYGVQTLRQLMPPRVEYGAALPRGFEVPAVRIRDRPRFAWRGMMLDVSRHFFGVEDVERVLDLMALHKLNRLHLHLSDDQGWRVSVPNRPRLTSIGGLSAVGGGPGGFYTVADMERIVAYAAERFITVIPEIDLPGHTNAALTSIAEINCDGRARAPYTGTRVGFSSVCVEKEETYAFVEDVVDALAMQVPAEVVHLGGDEVQRLSGAQYAAFMARAQEIVAARGKTFMGWDEIAEADLDLIPGSIVQVWRPQSPERARHVADAVAAGARLVLSPADRIYLDIKYDASTVLGLTWPGLNGVRDAYEWDPGTLVPGVPEAAVLGVEAPLWSETLSTVRDIEFMAFPRLAGVAELGWTPQAERSWTGYRARLGAFGPRWDALGVAFFRSPEVDWTLGGVE, from the coding sequence ATGCGCCTCGCCCTCCTCGCTCTCGCCCTGGTGGCCGCCGTCCCCGCCGACGCCCAGCCCGCTCTGATTCCGCTCCCGGCCGAGATGGCGCTCCTGGGCGGGGCGCCGTTCGAGATGACGGGCGCCACGCCGATCCGTTTCGACGCGACCGACGCCGAGGTGGCCCGCATCGCCGCGATGCTGGACGCGCTGGTCGGCCCGTCACGCGGGGAGGTCACCAACCCACCCGGGGTCCCCGCCGATGGCCCCGACCCGCGCGCGGGCGTCGTCTCCCTGACGCTCGCCGAGCGGCCCGACCTCGGGGCCGAGGGCTACGACCTGGAGGTCACCGCCCGCGGCGTCGAGGTGGTGGCCGCCACGCCCGCGGGGCTGTTCTACGGCGTCCAGACGCTCCGCCAGCTGATGCCGCCGCGCGTCGAGTACGGCGCGGCCCTGCCGCGCGGCTTCGAGGTCCCGGCCGTCCGCATCCGCGACCGGCCCCGGTTCGCGTGGCGCGGCATGATGCTCGACGTGAGCCGCCACTTCTTCGGGGTCGAGGACGTGGAGCGGGTGCTCGACCTGATGGCGCTCCACAAGCTGAACCGGCTCCATCTCCACCTGTCCGACGACCAGGGCTGGCGCGTCTCCGTGCCGAACCGTCCGCGCCTCACGTCCATCGGCGGGCTGTCGGCCGTGGGCGGCGGGCCGGGCGGATTCTACACGGTCGCCGACATGGAGCGGATCGTGGCGTACGCGGCCGAGCGGTTCATCACGGTCATCCCGGAGATCGACCTGCCGGGCCACACGAACGCGGCGCTGACCTCCATCGCCGAGATCAACTGCGACGGCCGGGCGCGGGCGCCGTACACCGGCACGCGCGTCGGCTTCAGCTCGGTGTGCGTCGAGAAGGAAGAGACGTACGCGTTCGTCGAGGACGTGGTGGACGCGCTGGCGATGCAGGTGCCGGCCGAGGTGGTCCACCTCGGCGGCGACGAGGTGCAGCGGCTCTCGGGCGCGCAGTACGCCGCGTTCATGGCGCGCGCCCAAGAGATTGTGGCCGCCCGCGGCAAGACGTTCATGGGCTGGGACGAGATCGCCGAGGCCGACCTCGACCTGATCCCGGGCAGCATCGTCCAGGTCTGGCGCCCGCAGTCGCCGGAACGCGCCCGTCACGTCGCGGACGCCGTGGCCGCGGGCGCGCGCCTGGTCCTCTCCCCCGCCGACCGCATCTACCTCGACATCAAGTACGACGCCTCGACTGTCCTGGGGCTGACGTGGCCGGGCCTCAACGGCGTCCGCGACGCGTACGAGTGGGACCCCGGCACGCTGGTCCCCGGCGTGCCCGAGGCGGCCGTGCTCGGCGTGGAGGCGCCGCTGTGGTCGGAGACGCTGTCGACCGTCCGCGACATCGAGTTCATGGCGTTCCCGCGGCTGGCGGGCGTCGCGGAGCTCGGGTGGACGCCGCAGGCCGAGCGCTCGTGGACCGGCTACCGTGCCCGCCTCGGCGCCTTCGGCCCGCGCTGGGACGCCCTCGGCGTCGCCTTCTTCCGCTCGCCGGAGGTGGACTGGACGCTCGGCGGGGTAGAGTAA